The following nucleotide sequence is from Apium graveolens cultivar Ventura chromosome 4, ASM990537v1, whole genome shotgun sequence.
TTGGGAGGAAACATGTCTTAGTAGAATTTGGATGATTTTAGAAGAATTCTCTAAAATATAATCTAATTTGACTGCATTTCAAAACAAGTAAAATACACTAGCAAATTCAATAAAATCTATAATTTTATTAAATCCAAAAATGTCCATGACTTTTGAATACCATAAGATTTTAATGGATTGTTTTAAATCTTGATTGAATAGCactatattttaaaatattttatgaaatcCTGATTGACTACCCCAAAATTTcaaaaaacattttaaaatacAAAATGAATACTAATTAAGGTGCctcaaaataataatttataaccAAACTCCATATCTTAAAATCCACTAAAATCCAATAAAACTTTAAGTTCCTAAACAATCCATTAACTTACAATTATTAAAATAACATACAACTAAGTTATCCAACAACACCAAAAAACTATAACAAAAACCTAAGAAAAGACCAAACTCCTCAAAGTCTTTAATTCACACTCTTCCCATAAATTGCCCACCTAAGAAAACCTTCTGGAGGAAAACAAAGCGAACAAAGGACCGACAGTGAGCGAACAATATGAACAAAGCGAATTATATGAATACACAAATAATCTCTAATCAAAATAATTTACTCTTACAAATAAATTCTTACCAGTTACAAACAatgataaaaaataatataacCGAAAGCACAAATGACAAACTGTAATCATACTTGTACACGTACTCTTACACAAATAATCGCACTTGCAAAATAATACACAAAATATCTTACATAAGAATATGAGATATAATCTTACACTTACCGGATGTCCTAACATTTTTGAATTTCGAGGAATAGGTAGTCATCAAAACATACAGGGGCTTGCAAAACACAAAGTAGATGCTACCCAATATCTTAAAGGGGCTTGCACGATAATAAGCACATGTTACCCGAAAGGCCAAATCATACCCACAATATCCATGGCTATACGTGTCCCATAACTTCGGCGACATGCCTATACAATTTAATTACACCGCATAGCAGGTGCCAAGCACGAGATTATCTACTCGCGGCGGATGActtacaaactcccaagtcataaaaatatcataaataactcaaaatacGTACTCAAATATCACACATGCAAATAATTACATCTTTAAAACATATATCAAAATAACCTCAATAACATATTTGTCCAATAAAGCAAACCAAAAATCATAAATAACGGCTTATCATTCTAAAAATCAGAGTTGATCACTTCCAATGAATGTCAAATTACTGCATAAAGAAGAATTCAACTGAAAAAGTATGAAACACGGAAGTCGTAGAAAATTCCGAGACCTTTTCAGAATGGTAAGGTACGTCAAAAAtgaacaagtaacgaattcaTAAAACAAATAAATGCGGACTGCGAAACAGAATCAACCCCTGATTTGTTTAGTATTTTATAATTTAAGGTATATGAATCATGAAATATGGAAGCCAAATGTAAAAGCAAAATGCAGATGTCGAAAATAGATTTCCAGAATGGCATTGCTCATATTATTTGAAGCAATTTTCAATTTACTGTGAATTTACGAAGTTAGACCATGCAAATAGAAATTTAACCAACGGATTATacaaataaaagatttgacaTATTTCTGAGCAGGATTAAGAACAATACATGGAACGAAAGTTGTAGATAATCAAAACATCTTTTCAAGGAGTCCAAAATCATATATTTAGGTAAATAATGAATCAGATACAAATTTTACAAGAAATCAGAATTACTTGAAATCATGCATCCAAATTTTGAATAATAATACTAATACAAAGTGGAAGTGGAAGAAAAAGATATTCATACCTCGAAAGCTTGTTAAATTGAGGATTCTAATCAACAAATTCAGAATTCCAAATCATAAGAACCCTAATTTCTTGGACTCCGAAATTCCTAACCTCTGATTAGACTTTGttattcatctctttctcattGTCTTCTCTCTTCTCTTTTTCCACCTCTTTCACTCCATCCTCTTCTCtccatctctttctctcttctccTCTCTTTTCATAAAACTAGCGTAAAACTCTCTTCTTTTATAAACCCTAAGTgttttttttctctttcttttctttttttacCCTCATTTTTTATAATAAAGCCTTATTATATATTTCTTTAACTTCCGTGGTTGCCTAGTGCTGAGAATGGGTATTTAACGACAAGTATGAATCAGGATCTGGAAAATATAAAAGTGTGATCTAATGGAAGATCATCAGAGAAAATGGGATGTTGACATTCTGAATGACCTGTTTAATAGCAGGGATGTTCAACTAATAAAAAATATCCCTCTGCCCTCAAGGGATAGAAAGGATTCTTGGTTGTGGTTTTTTGATGCAAAAGGAGAGTTCACGGTAAAAAGCTGTTATCGTCAATTGGTTGGAGAAAGTAACATATCTGATGCAGGGTTCTGGAAAAAATTATGGAACTTAGATTTGCCTGGGAAGGTTCATTTTTTTCTAGGGAGGACGACTGCCAACCGGGAGGGCACTGCTAAATAAGAGGGTGAATATTGATGGTAAATGTCCTTGGTGTAGAGTGGAAGAAGAGGATGAAAAGCATGTTTTATTTCAGTGTCAGTTCGCAAAAGAGGTATGGGCATCAATGAGTATGGTGCAATGGGTTGAGACTAGTCCAGGGGAGACGGTAATCGAGCTTCTCAGAAGATTGTTTGATAGTGGTACGAGAGAACAGTGTGCTCTGCTAGCTTTAATTTGCTGGAGCCTCTGGAATCGCCGAAATAAATGGCTGTGGGATTGAGTTGCAGTTTCTATATTTGGGACAACAAGTGGATCATTCAATCTGTTGGCGGACTGGAAGCATGCTCAGCTGGAACACACCAGGAATACACCAGCACCGAATACAAGTGTAAGAAATTGGCAGGTGCCTCAACAACACTGGGTGAAAATTAATATAGATGCTGCGATTTTTGCTGACATAAAAACAATTGGCATAGGAGGGGTAATTCGAGACGCAAATGGAAGATTTTTGAAGGCAATGTGCAAGCAGGTGGAGGGGTCGTGGTCTCCTAGGGAGGCTGAGGCTTTAGGACTTAAAGAGGTACTATCTTGGACGAAACAATATGGATTTACACAGTGTGTTTTTGAGACAGACTCAAAGCTATTGGCAGATGCGTGTAATGGCAGCTCTCGACGGTCTTATTTTCATAACATTGTTAGAGAGTGTGTTGAGCTGATTAAGCACTTTGAAAATGTGCTAGTGCGTTTTGTGCATAGGTCTTCGAATGAAGTCGCTCACATGTTAGGTAGAGTGTCTCATTCTATGTCAGATCTGCAGGAGTGGGATAGTGTAGCTCCTAGCTTCTTATCGAATGTACTTACATATGATCTAAATTAATGCAAGTAcgattatttcaaaaaaaaaaaactaaCACTCTGatcataaataaaaaataaacttaTACAAACTGATTTAATTATAACTCACTAATATTATTGAATAATAAATACCAAATAACCTAATtaaattaaaatcataaaaatatcCGGATGTTACACTCTTGTCTACAAAGTCAAACTATTTTTCTATATAAATTAGAAAATCTTTTCTATCTCGAATATGTAGATAATATATAGGTCctaatatatttttcttttatattTGGAATAAGAGTTaaagtaaattttaattttaatattaaaaatataaaacctgaaaaatgaaattttgattttattatttaaaatagaGAATTTCTAGAAAAAATGATAAATATCATTACAACGATTCTATTTAGAAATTGTTTTTTGAGGGGTTAAAATTTTGAGTTAGCTAAAAAAGAAggtaatatttaaataaattctaAACATGATTGACTTTTATCGAATGTAAGTAAGgaaatttaattatatttaaattaaaattgagGGGCTAGGTGAAAAAAGGTtatattcaaaaaaattataaacaTGATTTAAGGTAACATTTAAATAAATTCTAAACTGAGTTTTTTTTGTATCTGAATTAGGaaatgttattttatttaattaaagtAGAGGagctataaaaaaatatataaatatgatTCCAGAGATTTTAGAGCTCGCGGAGATTTTCATTTATATATGTTAAGAAATAAATTCTAAAACATAATTGACTTTTATCGAATGTAAATaagaaaatttaattttatttaattaaaattgtGGGGCTACGTGAAAAaagataatatttttaaaaaaattataagtaGGATTGAAGGTAACATTTAAACAAATTCTAAAC
It contains:
- the LOC141718852 gene encoding uncharacterized protein LOC141718852; this translates as MELTAYGIEASEAAGSDTAPIFDSILNVEADPKDDLFFPEDMRTHVRQQNLKELDAKIKQDYFDAIWNAKWDVQLIKNIPLPSRDRKDSWLWFFDAKGEFTGGRLPTGRALLNKRVNIDGKCPWCRVEEEDEKHVLFQCQFAKEVWASMSMVQWVETSPGETVIELLRRLFDSVSIFGTTSGSFNLLADWKHAQLEHTRNTPAPNTSVRNWQVPQQHWVKINIDAAIFADIKTIGIGGVIRDANGRFLKAMCKQVEGSWSPREAEALGLKEVLSWTKQYGFTQCVFETDSKLLADACNGSSRRSYFHNIVRECVELIKHFENVLVRFVHRSSNEVAHMLGRVSHSMSDLQEWDSVAPSFLSNVLTYDLN